A segment of the Trifolium pratense cultivar HEN17-A07 linkage group LG7, ARS_RC_1.1, whole genome shotgun sequence genome:
AACATAGAGCACCGACACATTATAAAAGATCTAAATTGATTTTGTGTTTTTCACATTGCAATGGTAACAGGAAACAAAGCTGGAACACATGCAGTCCCACAAGGCCAATATGTAGCATAGTACAAAACAATAcaatcatttgaaaaatatatactcctatgttttttttctaataCTCACCAACATGTGGGAATGTTGATGTTCTTTGACAACTAGGGACATATGAACTCATTTCTATTTTTTCCTCTCTGTTATTAAAGATTTGAGGGGTGTAAATAGAAATATTTGGATTCTAGCCTAATGTGTCacctaagggtctgtttggttcaaaatagggggaggggaggtgaggtatttttatagaggggaggggagggaaggggaggggagggaaattttttaattatatatgtgtttggttcaaaagaggggagaggaggggaggtgaggtattttaattaaatatatgtttggttcacaaggggaggggaggtattttaaaagcaatttacttttttacccttaaaatCTTATAACACTCATATTGTAAAAACTAATATCTCTCTATTATTacatcaaaataaataacacatacttttcaaagaaaaaaaatatcacatacAAGAAACTCACTACCACACCAAGAAATTCACGACATAGACATTAAAACAAAAGCTTTGATTCAATAAAACACGAaagaaaatattcaaacaaaGTACATCGTACAACCTCCAAAATATTCGTAAATATTCAAACAAGTGttccaaatattaaaaaacatattaaaatgCAAATAAAGTATTCATAAACATCATAACACCATTATAGGATGATTAATCAGATGAACCAAAGACCAGTTGCATTATCACAGCTTTGTGTGCTTCAAGTGGACATTGGAGAATCATTCTAAGCTTGTTAACATCGTTCATGACAGCACAATATATCTCAGGCAATGACGCTGCCTCACACCCGCAACCCTCTATTAAATTCCATGTTTCTTGACCAAAAATTGGAGGCAGATCATATTTTTGACGTTCTCTCATTATTTCATTTCCTTCTCGTAGTGCCTCAGCAACCATATTCATTGACTCTTTCatttcaatcatttcattgtttGACTCTTTATCCTTAGCCactttcaatttcttctttttactACCACTTGCTATAGGAGAAGGGTCTGATGATTGTGTTTCAGGTACAGTAAAATCAAAATGAGGAGCATCAAAACCCTCCAAATTCACCTCATTTTGAGCAACATGACCATCAATGTCTTGAATAGTTTCTACAAAGTCTTCATCGATGACCGATGAACTTTGTTTTCTTGTCTCCTTTAAAGTCCCAGATTCATCGCCATCAGCTCGGTTGGGTCCATAAAGTGTCACCATCTTCTCATAATTTGGACTGAAAAATAAGTTTCACAATAGTTATAcaactattaattaataaaaatattgcaAAATACAAGATTTATAAAACTTACCGCAATTAGAGCATCCCAAACTTCTGGCTCAGCATCCCATAATTGTGTAGTTGGATTCATGGAAAATCCCAAACTTCACGATTTTTAACATTATGGGTTAATATGTAAATTGTTTTTGCAACTTGTTCTTCCACGCTTGACCATCGTGTAGCCTGTAAACCCCCCTCTCTTTCTAACATATCACATAGCCTTAAAAAAGTTTGAGGGCTCATTCTCAATAGATTTCTACTAGTTTCACAATTACTAATTCGATACATTATTTCTTCACGCACCCTTTCTCTCTCAGAGCTCATGCTATAACTTAATTTTCTCTTACGAGACATCCGAACATAAAGGTAAACAATTGCACACATAAGTTGAGCTACAGCTCTACGACGCAGATCAAACCATCTATTAATAACAATTTCTCGATCTTGATGATCCatctaattcaataaaaaaaattaaaaaaataaataagcaagCAGTATACAAATAACACGTATAAAAATATGTTCAATAGTGAAAACGTGAACAGACGAGCAAGCAGTATAAAAACATcacttataaaaatatgttcaaTAGTTAGGATCCATCTAATACAAACACACATGAAGAAACATCAACGTGATGAGCAGAGAAGCAGTATAAAAACAAGACGTATAAAAATATGTTCAATAGTTAGAAAAAACATACACGGGTACGAGCAAGCAGAGGCAATGAGGATGAGCAAGCAGCCGTAATGATGATCAAATTGTGACAGACAAGGAGTATAGGTAATACAGACAACAAAgacctaataataaaaatggtaataaggataatattggaattttaaaatatattgaggataattttgtcagtttaataaactttgaaaaagcttccctcccctcacctccaaatccccccgatttggggggaagcaaaaattgagtttaggagGGATTTTgcttacctcccctcccctcctatcccctcctaaaaattgaaccaaacacaaaaaaattaaaatattacctcccctcccctcccctccaaaacccccgaaccaaacagaccctaaagcAATGAAGACAATTGAGAAACTGAGAAAGGATGATGAATCATTGCGGACATCATCACATTCGTAAATCAAGAGAGTCTGAAATATCGATCAAATCACATTTTGATGTCAGTTATTTTAATAAGTTAAATTAgctcacccaaattggcacaagagagaatcgaacctcagactcaggggcgtctccgagttttaggagactctgtgcaaaatataaaagtggccccttaatataaaaaaattatttttttaagaaaaaaaaaactgtcagtttaaattgcgtataatataaaaaaatcatttttattcttgtaaacatatagattatcaatattaaatcaattgcattaaatcaaatgggataagaaatacaaaataattatctttgtatataacgtcaaaaaggaacctcctaatctaagtttatattttatgcaaagattaaaatggactaaaactatatttacgagtatagataactaatttattgatactcatgatattatatgaacattaacaatatataactattagtttatggcctaaaaattaatctattaatatacatttgatattttataggtataaataatatataagtaatattataggacctcaaaattttgagttgaggccctcgAAATTTTGAGGCCCaatgccgtcgcacacctcgcacatgtgTGCGAGCCGCCACTGCTCAGACTTCAAGAAGAGTATATTCTCAGAtctcaagtcaataccaatacaccaacccaagtgggttcacATTTTGATGTCATTGTTTTTTATGTACTTTAATTTCTAAAATATCTCTAACAAATATGATTGCGCttatgtataaaataattttataatgatgtatataaattaaatctatAGTTTGAGTTCGTATGCTAATTAGATAGCCAAAATTGTTTGTGTGCGTGTGAAAACTAATAATACTACTCGATTATTATCTGTTTTGAATTGGAGCAAGACTCATTTATAGTGCTAGGGCGGATGGCCACATCATAGACAAGTCTTAGAGACACATTGAAGAAGGACTGATGGACTCACCGAGACCGTTAGATCAAAGAGCTAGCTAGTGTGATCTTCTTGCACATTGTATATATAGTAGAAGGTTCTAGAGTATAAAAACTCTAATTCTCTCACTATAAAACCTTAACACCTAAAACCATAAAATATGCATTATTCTAACCTTAAAACCTCACACATGCACTTTCTTACTTGATCGTCaagatatttataaatataCCTCCACCTCCATGAATTGAATATCAACGGGCGGCCGTCAACAACCATCATCTACTTCCAAGCCAGAAATCTTGAGTTCAAACGGATCAttgtccaaaaaaattatttgatgttaCTTTGAATTTTCAATGATGTGATAAGTATTTAATCCAGTCAAACTTCAACATGATGTGCAAGTTTGCCCTTTGCAGAAGGGAACCCTAATGTCATAAACCATCATCGGGTCCTTGTTAGATCAGTTGGTTGCATTGAACATGGGCAACTTGTTTGATAGATAAAAGACTTGCAATCATaggtatatatatacatgtacaTATACTGATACATGTATGTACACTTGAAATGTATGCCCCCATGGTGAGGCTAACCTAAGCAAAATTAGGTTTAAGTGGAACAAAATGATAAGAACAATATATCATATTTCTTaatcatcatatatataatgatgCAATTATGTGTAGCCTACCTAAATGGCTAAATCATCTCCCTTAATTTATACTACTCCTTTTGATAGGAATTgatctataaaatatatttatcaacATAGTTCATTAATGAGTTTAAGTGAAGATTGAATCGATTAATAGTATCTAAATTCAAACTCTACTTTAAAACCATCATTAGTTATATTTTGCACTTTTTAAGCAAACTTAAGATTACtagaaataatgaaaatttgaaaagtaagataaattgattgaaatttaattaattgtgaGCCTGAGTTAAGTAGAGAGTTTGAAACAAgcttttcaaattcatttcatACATATGCACGAAAGGGAGTTAATGCAAGGGGAATTAAGGGTCATGAGTGTAATTGAAAATTGGCAGGTATTTTAGGGGGTCCAACAAGGGTACATATGTAGTTTATACGCACTAATACATAGTACACATGTTACCTAAGAAGTGAAATTTGAGTAATGAAGGAAGAGGATATATAAGATAAGAGCCACTAACCTACAACCACTATACTTTGTTGTAAAATAAGAGTCTAATGTAAGCAATACTCCCTccgaccttatttataagcaaaatttactttttaaattcattgaaaaattaatgtatagactaaatacattaatttttcaatgaatctaaaaaataacttttacttataaataaggtcGGAGGGAGTAgtgtctttattttcttttccttacCCGTGGACAAAGTGGAAAAAACCATCTAAAATTTATACATAACATTTTGAGtcgaacaattttttttatcagattttacttatctcACGGTCAAATTTCATTACTTGAACCCTTTCTCTAAAGAACCGAAGAGTTAACACtaaaagaaattcaatttaacaatattaatattatcagTTGAATTTGATCTTATAGATATTTAATCTAACAATATTGATATTTTCCGTTGAACTAAATACTAACTTGTTTGTTTTGAAAAGTAAGTTCCTTTGTGATGGTAATAAAAGTACGCGTCTATATTAATTTGATGATGCCGTAATTTGCAAGCAATGATAAATGTTCACTTCATTGATCCAAATGATGGTGTTAGTAAATTTGTTGTGTATTAAGTACTTACGTATTAACCGATTTATTTGGCATGCATTTTAATACTCACTTACTCACAATAAATATTCCTACGTGCTACCAGTTATCTTGTTCGGGGACTAggaaacataaaaataaatataattgtgGCTCATTACCGTAAAAAATAAttcctccggacacaaatataagaaaaaataactgtttatgcggtgtttaagaaatttagttaagtgtagttaattttcttgatttaatgcaaaacatgagttaagtttactatattaccctttgaaaagtgattAATGCTTtggaaatcacataaacttttaaaaagtgaaatgattaaataaggatatattatgaataatagtattaattagtttaaaagtagttgacttttgcttatatttgtgtccaaaatttaaagtgttttttttcttatatttgtgtccggagggagtaaacGACTTGCAATTTTCAAAGACTAAAAAACATTTTCACATATTGAAATTTTAGTCTATTTTAGTCTCTTAACTTTCAAAATAGTATTTTTGACTTCCTAATTTTCACAAATTTGTGGTTTTGGCTCTCTAACCAAAATAATGCAAATCTGGCAAATGACTCGCATGATACGTCATCATAGCTCACCACATATGCTGACGTGACATGTCAGTTGTTGTCCACAGCAAGACACGCTGACATGACATGTGAATCACTTGTCATATGTTGACTTAGTCAAAATCAGTGGGGGAGCATCCTTTTGTAAAACGGGTTAAAGTTAGGGGCTAAAATTGcaagtttatgaaaattaaagGACCAAAAGTGCTATTCTAAAAGTTAAAGCGTAAAAATCGcaaatttgtaaaaattatgGGGTGATAACTGTAATTTAGCCTAAAATAAAAAGTACATCTTTATTTTGCCGTTTGttaaataccaaaataaaacaaatttatatataaataatttggagattattttcaaaaaaaattggtaaaaaaaactatgttgtgttttttttttcaagctCCTTACAAAAATTTTGAGAGGTAAAGTAATTTGATTTTGTATTTATACTTTTGGACAACAAAATCACCTTTTACTTTCAGCataatattttacaaaataaaaagcatttatttggaaaaataatattttttgtcaatgaaattttaagtgattttgatccaaagtaatattttatttaggcacacactaatccaaaaatttaaaacaagaaTAATATAATCACATCAATCaacatcattttatttcttttctctttaatttttatttgttttgtgggTGTTCCTAACACctcttatttatatttgtgCCTATCAAAAAAATTTCCGACCGTGAGTGTTGAATCGACACCCTTACTGAAGTATAGGTCAACTACTTACCAGTTGAGTTAATTTATGTTGATATTGCATACATAACcaaaacatttaatttaattttttttatcaagtagcctagtgacaATAATTTTATTCATTAACTAAATAAATGGGGCAAAATATTGAATTCAAATTCCAACCCTTGTATATTACAACATCCTTATCAATCGAGTTGTGCTCACATAAACTAAATAACAAGCCTTATATGCATGTACTATCAACATAAAAGTATTTTGTACCGTGATCAATCATAATTATCATTTCATTAAAAACATTTGGCTTTTAACCCtaactatttttaaattatgCATATATGGTAATATTTTCTTATGTCTTACTTTCTTAGTTACCATGTTTTAGAACGAAATTTCGACTGTCTCGAGAAATCAATTCAGCACACAAATAAATTCTCTCATCTCAACCAAATTTTCTTACATATGCAAGTGTTAATAGTAAAATTTTTACACTTGCTTAAGAATTCAAATCTTTTATCATTTAAACCAACCCATATGTTTgactttaaattattttatttcaaggAATTAAAGAGTGTTGTAAAAAATGTAATGACGATAcattgatagtgtaaaatagttttatgcgattatctaataaaaaaatatcaattttccATATTATATCAAGAAAGTTGAGTGAAGTGACTGAAAACATGATTATCCACCTTATGGGTGAAAATTTTAGCCACCAAACTACctgactatttttttattttacacatgAATAATCCCAAATTACTAaaccattatttttttaatttacaatgaaGTAAGAATTGAACCCGAAATCTCATACACACCACACGAATCTTTTAACATTAGATCAAAACAGTGGTgtctttaattattaattaaaccaattgaaagttgaaacttcCTAATAAAACATGGTGAAGAGatctcaaattcaaatttagagTAAGAACCACTAAAAAAATGGTATCAGTAAAAGCTGTGAAAAGGGTAAAAGCAAAAAAGAGAGAGTACTACAACTACAACTACAAAAAGAGTGAAACCATTAGAAGACTTTGTAAGTTGTAACAgtcaatcaaaatcaaatcataTCCAAAAAAGATTACCGCGAAATAAGGAACAAGCTTACTCACCTTCACTGTCTTGTCTTTTTTTTCAATTCCAACAACACATTCTCAACTCTCTCAAACCCACCACACTCTCTGTCTCTGTCCCATTTCCTCAACTAAACTAAACCAACACACACATGCCCTTCATAGTAGATTCTGACTCCACCTAATTCAGTACTTCAATTTTTCTTCCAAACCTCTTtcctttattgttttttattatccCCCTTATTAAAAGGGTTCTAAAGATCTGATTTTTATTCATGGTGGTAGATAATTCGCACAtccttttatgtttttgttgaatTTCTGTGagaaagtttgaatttttagcAAGTTTTTGTTGTGGGGTTGTTGTAATTTTGGTGATAGAGAATTCACACACccttttgtgtttttgttgaagtTGTGTGagaaagtttgaatttttatcaaGTTTTTGTTGTGGGGTTGTTTTGATTTCGAGAATGGAAACAAGGGTGAAGAAATATAGGCAACAATTGAGTCCTGAGAGGTCCAAAGTATGGAAGGAAAAGCCTCCAAAGTATTATAAGAACAGGAAAGTTCCTGTTGTTTACTATCTTTGTAGGAATAGACAGCTTGAACATCCTCATTTCATGGAGGTTCCAATTTCATCCCCAGATGGTTTGTTCTTGAGAGGTAAATATTGGAAATTCTCAATTCAAAACTTTTTTTGGGATGTTTTTTAGTTGTTTGTGTTTTATAAGGATTGTTTTCTATCAAGCCGGGACATTCCTTGGATTAGGCGTGTCCAGTGTCTCGTGAACCTGTCTGACAGACACCTTACgttgaattatgttattttctcaaattattattggtgtcaacgtgtcagtgtccgtgtgtttgtgcttcatagattcGTTTTGTTTGTGTGCAGATGTGATTGATAAACTTGATGCTTTGAGAGGTAGAGGCATGGCTTCCTTGTATTCATGGTCTTGTAAAAGGTGAGAACTTGTTTTAGTTACTATCTCTTATTGgtgtttgattttgagtttgtttAGGTGAACTTATTTTAGCTTATTTAGTGACTTAAACTAAATACTTGTTAGACTGTTTGTgagagtttatgaaaacaacttatgacatgttcataacctgaaaatagcttatttttataagctttcCAAAGTAGCTTaggaaaacaacttatagcttatatataGTAAcagtttgtttatttattatgtaattttagGAGCTACAAGAATGGATATGTATGGCATGACCTTAGTGAAGATGATTTAATTCAACCTGCACATGGTAACGAGTATGTCCTCAAAGGCTCCGAGCTGTTTTGCGAATCAAATTCAGGTCAATAATATTATGGatcttgttttgtttatgtttgtttattatcTTCACATTTGTGTTTTAGCAAATCTTAAAATCATTGTGAATTTTCAACTTTGACTCGCAGACCATTTTAGCCCTATTAGCAATGTGAAACTACAGCGCCTAAAGCGGTTGCCGGAGCCAGTTTCATGTAGGAGCCACGACGAGGCTTCTTCCTCTTCAAGCATGAATGAAAGAGAGGGTAGAAACTCTCACGAAGATGAGGTCTCTCCAAGTCAACATACCGGTTCCTCGGATGTGTCTCCAGAGTCTAGAGATGGAAATAGTGATTCTCAAAGTTTATCATTGACAGAATACAAAATCTACAAAACCGATGGATCGGCAGATGCTTCGACTCAAACGGAAGAATATACTAGCAGATCTTCAACACAGAAAACTTGTACTAAGGGTGTATCGACTGAGGATAGCTCATTAGGATCTGAATGCGATGAAATATGTGAAACTCAAGCGCCACAAGTGAAAGATAATTCAGAAATCTGTCCGGATGTTGTTTCTCCTCCTCTCTCGAATTCGAGTCCATTGTCATCTCGAGGGAAGACCGAAACTTTGGAATCCCTTATTAGAGCTGATGCAAGCAGAATGAACAGTTTTAGGATCGTAGAAGATGAAGGTATTCATATGCAAACTAGTACAAGACTGAAGGCTTCAAATTTGCTGTTGCAATTGATCTCGTGCGGGTCTATATCTGTGAAAAACCATAGTCTTGACCTAATTCCTTCCTATAAGGCTCGATTTTCTCATTCGAAATTCCCCTCCCCGTTGTTCTCAACTTCTGTTATGTTGGGAGAATTAGATTGCATTGGAGGGAATCTGAAGGCAACGAGCCTCAGAATGGAAGACAGAGAGTATTTTAGTGGAAGCTTAGTCGAATCAAAAATGGCGAAGGAAGAAGATGGACATAATGTTCTCAAACGCTCTTCTTCTTTCAACTCTGAGAGGTAGGTTTTGCTTTCAACTTTGATGAATAGGACTTGTTTTGGCACATAGTTTTTCTCTAATTAGTGAATAAGGTGGAAAATGCTTGAATTTGgcgttattt
Coding sequences within it:
- the LOC123899107 gene encoding uncharacterized protein LOC123899107 gives rise to the protein MDHQDREIVINRWFDLRRRAVAQLMCAIVYLYVNLEGFDAPHFDFTVPETQSSDPSPIASGSKKKKLKVAKDKESNNEMIEMKESMNMVAEALREGNEIMRERQKYDLPPIFGQETWNLIEGCGCEAASLPEIYCAVMNDVNKLRMILQCPLEAHKAVIMQLVFGSSD
- the LOC123899333 gene encoding protein SOSEKI 3-like isoform X2 — protein: METRVKKYRQQLSPERSKVWKEKPPKYYKNRKVPVVYYLCRNRQLEHPHFMEVPISSPDGLFLRDVIDKLDALRGRGMASLYSWSCKRSYKNGYVWHDLSEDDLIQPAHGNEYVLKGSELFCESNSDHFSPISNVKLQRLKRLPEPVSCRSHDEASSSSSMNEREGRNSHEDEVSPSQHTGSSDVSPESRDGNSDSQSLSLTEYKIYKTDGSADASTQTEEYTSRSSTQKTCTKGVSTEDSSLGSECDEICETQAPQVKDNSEICPDVVSPPLSNSSPLSSRGKTETLESLIRADASRMNSFRIVEDEGIHMQTSTRLKASNLLLQLISCGSISVKNHSLDLIPSYKARFSHSKFPSPLFSTSVMLGELDCIGGNLKATSLRMEDREYFSGSLVESKMAKEEDGHNVLKRSSSFNSERTNKESKSQDIEEPSSGTSKCNSRSINDSGILPIPSNGNSKSITRPTSEKKYSMRLNSFREEKACFRSSCYNPIQTIFQHIITL
- the LOC123899333 gene encoding protein SOSEKI 3-like isoform X1 codes for the protein METRVKKYRQQLSPERSKVWKEKPPKYYKNRKVPVVYYLCRNRQLEHPHFMEVPISSPDGLFLRDVIDKLDALRGRGMASLYSWSCKRSYKNGYVWHDLSEDDLIQPAHGNEYVLKGSELFCESNSDHFSPISNVKLQRLKRLPEPVSCRSHDEASSSSSMNEREGRNSHEDEVSPSQHTGSSDVSPESRDGNSDSQSLSLTEYKIYKTDGSADASTQTEEYTSRSSTQKTCTKGVSTEDSSLGSECDEICETQAPQVKDNSEICPDVVSPPLSNSSPLSSRGKTETLESLIRADASRMNSFRIVEDEGIHMQTSTRLKASNLLLQLISCGSISVKNHSLDLIPSYKARFSHSKFPSPLFSTSVMLGELDCIGGNLKATSLRMEDREYFSGSLVESKMAKEEDGHNVLKRSSSFNSERTNKESKSQDIEEPSSGTSKCNSRSINDSGILPIPSNGNSKSITRPTSEKKYSMRLNSFREEKVIQIEERLASGARVIIQSKPSSNTSSPYSS
- the LOC123899333 gene encoding protein SOSEKI 3-like isoform X3 — its product is METRVKKYRQQLSPERSKVWKEKPPKYYKNRKVPVVYYLCRNRQLEHPHFMEVPISSPDGLFLRDVIDKLDALRGRGMASLYSWSCKRSYKNGYVWHDLSEDDLIQPAHGNEYVLKGSELFCESNSDHFSPISNVKLQRLKRLPEPVSCRSHDEASSSSSMNEREGRNSHEDEVSPSQHTGSSDVSPESRDGNSDSQSLSLTEYKIYKTDGSADASTQTEEYTSRSSTQKTCTKGVSTEDSSLGSECDEICETQAPQVKDNSEICPDVVSPPLSNSSPLSSRGKTETLESLIRADASRMNSFRIVEDEGIHMQTSTRLKASNLLLQLISCGSISVKNHSLDLIPSYKARFSHSKFPSPLFSTSVMLGELDCIGGNLKATSLRMEDREYFSGSLVESKMAKEEDGHNVLKRSSSFNSERTNKESKSQDIEEPSSGTSKCNSRSINDSGILPIPSNGNSKSITRPTSEKKYSMRLNSFREEKVIQIEES